In one window of Helianthus annuus cultivar XRQ/B chromosome 17, HanXRQr2.0-SUNRISE, whole genome shotgun sequence DNA:
- the LOC110921548 gene encoding metal transporter Nramp1-like, with protein sequence MNVVLSRKIPNSVRGINDACRYFLIESGIALFVAFLINVSMISVSRTVCSAKKLPSEEMDRCSDLNLNSASFLLKNVLGKSSSTLYGIALLASGQSSTITGTYAGQFIMQGFLDLKMKKWLRNLMTRCIAITPSLIVSIIGGSAGARRLNCHSISLYFNLRLFIHISMYLGN encoded by the exons ATGAATGTTG TTCTTTCTCGGAAGATACCAAATTCAGTTCGTGGCATCAAT GATGCATGTAGATACTTTCTGATAGAGAGCGGTATTGCACTCTTTGTAGCCTTTTTGATCAATGTCTCAATGATTTCTGTTTCTCGCACTGTCTGCTCAGCCAAAAAACTACCAAGTGAGGAGATGGATCGTTGCAGTGATCTGAACCTTAACTCAGCTTCCTTTCTTCTTAAA AATGTTTTGGGGAAGTCTAGCTCCACTCTTTATGGAATAGCGCTATTAGCTTCCGGCCAGAGTTCCACAATCACAGGTACTTATGCGGGTCAATTTATTATGCAG GGTTTCTTGGACTTAAAAATGAAGAAGTGGCTCAGGAATTTAATGACAAGGTGCATTGCCATCACACCAAGTCTAATTGTGTCAATAATTGGTGGGTCAGCTGGAGCTCGAAGACTTAATTGTCATAGCATTAGTTTGTACTTCAATCTTAGGCTATTTATACACATCTCAATGTATCTTGGAAACTAG